A genomic region of Fodinisporobacter ferrooxydans contains the following coding sequences:
- a CDS encoding response regulator transcription factor: protein MSAAKILIIDDEPNILQVIQAYLEKNGYIVYIAESGATGLHLFENLHPDLVVLDLMLPDLHGEDICRNIRRSSEVPILMLTAKSNEDDMVNGLLIGADDYMTKPFSPRELMARIISLLRRSHKQSELAEQQLLRFRDGHLVIDLEQHEVRVDGQPISLTSIEFKLLVTLAKHPKRVYSRLELINQIQGYTFDGYERTIDVHVKNLRQKLGDDPKKPAYIVTVYGVGYKFQVSSHE from the coding sequence TTGTCAGCGGCAAAAATATTGATCATAGATGATGAACCGAATATTTTGCAAGTGATTCAGGCGTATCTCGAAAAAAACGGGTATATTGTTTATATTGCAGAGTCAGGTGCGACGGGGCTGCATTTGTTTGAAAATTTGCATCCCGATCTTGTTGTTCTGGATTTGATGCTGCCGGATCTGCATGGCGAAGATATTTGCCGCAATATCCGCAGATCCTCAGAAGTTCCCATATTGATGCTGACTGCGAAGAGCAATGAAGATGATATGGTGAACGGATTGTTGATCGGGGCAGATGACTATATGACAAAGCCTTTTAGCCCGCGGGAGTTGATGGCCCGCATCATCAGCCTGCTGCGGCGTTCACACAAACAGTCGGAACTTGCCGAACAGCAACTGCTGCGGTTTCGGGACGGCCATTTGGTCATCGATCTGGAACAGCATGAAGTCCGTGTGGACGGACAGCCGATATCCTTGACTTCCATTGAATTTAAATTGCTTGTCACATTAGCCAAACATCCCAAACGAGTCTATAGCCGATTGGAATTGATCAACCAGATTCAAGGATATACATTCGATGGATATGAACGAACCATAGATGTCCATGTGAAAAATTTGCGTCAGAAATTGGGTGACGATCCCAAAAAGCCTGCGTATATTGTGACTGTCTATGGCGTGGGTTACAAATTTCAGGTGAGTTCACATGAATAA
- the coaA gene encoding type I pantothenate kinase, giving the protein MNTSTSKNSISPYIRFTREEWSDLRTITPLTLTEEDLENLQGINERLSFDEVSDIYLPLSRLLNLYVQATQELYNATNTFLGKHAEKVPYIIGIAGSVAVGKSTTARILQALLSRWPNHPKVDLVTTDGFLFPNAILEQRGIMKRKGFPESYDIKRLIRFLSDVKSGSRKVMAPVYSHLSYDILTDQMQVIEQPDILIVEGLNVLQIPKDEQLRPAPRVFVSDFFDFSIYVDADEKNISNWYIERFKVLRETAFKNPKSYFHRYASLTDEQAVNTAKEIWQEINAVNLQYNILPTRFRADLILEKGLKHRVQKVMLRKL; this is encoded by the coding sequence ATGAATACAAGTACATCGAAAAACTCCATATCTCCCTATATACGTTTTACACGAGAGGAATGGTCGGATCTTCGGACCATTACTCCATTGACATTGACAGAAGAAGATTTAGAAAATCTGCAAGGGATCAACGAACGCCTTTCTTTCGATGAAGTCTCGGATATCTACTTGCCGTTGTCCCGATTATTAAATCTTTATGTGCAAGCTACACAGGAACTATATAATGCGACAAATACGTTTCTTGGCAAACATGCAGAGAAAGTTCCCTATATTATTGGAATCGCGGGCAGTGTAGCAGTCGGCAAAAGTACGACTGCGAGGATTTTGCAAGCGCTTTTGTCCCGCTGGCCCAATCATCCAAAAGTGGATCTGGTAACGACTGATGGATTCTTGTTTCCCAATGCAATTTTGGAGCAGCGGGGGATTATGAAGCGGAAAGGGTTTCCGGAAAGCTATGATATCAAGCGGCTGATTCGCTTTTTGTCCGATGTCAAATCCGGCAGCAGAAAAGTGATGGCTCCCGTATATTCCCACTTGTCTTACGATATTTTGACAGATCAAATGCAAGTGATCGAACAACCGGATATCTTAATTGTAGAAGGCTTAAATGTTCTGCAAATTCCCAAAGATGAACAACTGCGGCCGGCACCTCGGGTGTTTGTATCTGACTTTTTTGATTTTTCCATATATGTGGATGCAGATGAAAAAAATATCAGCAATTGGTACATTGAACGGTTTAAAGTATTAAGAGAGACAGCGTTTAAAAATCCCAAATCGTATTTTCATCGCTATGCTTCCCTGACAGATGAGCAAGCGGTCAATACGGCAAAGGAAATTTGGCAGGAGATCAATGCCGTAAATTTGCAATATAATATTTTGCCGACACGTTTTCGTGCAGATTTAATATTGGAAAAAGGGCTAAAGCATCGGGTACAAAAAGTGATGCTAAGGAAGCTTTAA
- a CDS encoding diguanylate cyclase, translating into MEKYQQLFMKRLQSTIQRWVQQQHVTNQDLYRFVHTVKGTAASIGLPHVSELAEESVRNLNEADDRIWEYQDWYMIVDPILQTLDFQQSLLLNNRPLKNKQPPTAREDSPLILVVDDDIEFLTYLKDELEKEGLMVLGSLNAEKALEQFYEQKPDCVILDVHLPDKSGLDVLHSMIEKAQALFIPILVISADHDKNKRMQAYEIGAVDYIEKPFDYDEFKVRLKNRLKYKEIANKAILLDELTGAFNRKFFKLEMERQLHEISRSNESFAIVLLDLDYFKSINDRFGHHVGDEVLLAFSNFIKEKKRFSDFFIRYGGEEFILLLPRTNSKQAHVLTNRLLQEFSAVTFGGNENSFHVTFSAGIVEITSESAHIEEYMKRVDQALYRAKEDGRNRVCIYDKNAVSARGADIIHIGIIDDDTVMHQLLSDQLTRLQLTGFALDVKAFRDGEEFFGCDWHKQKGKYLILLDGILPRMDGLEVLKKIRNECDKNDFVVIMLTGRKEEKDIVAALEMGADDYLTKPFSLIELEARIKRLVLRMLN; encoded by the coding sequence TTGGAAAAATATCAACAACTGTTTATGAAGCGCCTGCAATCGACGATACAACGGTGGGTGCAGCAGCAACATGTGACAAATCAAGACCTATATCGCTTTGTACATACTGTCAAGGGGACTGCGGCTTCTATCGGTTTGCCGCATGTATCGGAGCTTGCGGAGGAAAGCGTACGGAATCTGAATGAAGCAGATGACCGCATATGGGAGTATCAGGATTGGTACATGATAGTAGATCCGATCTTACAAACTCTGGATTTTCAACAGTCCCTTCTGCTCAACAACCGGCCTCTTAAAAACAAACAACCACCCACAGCAAGAGAAGATAGTCCGCTCATCCTGGTTGTAGATGACGACATTGAGTTTTTGACATATTTAAAGGATGAGTTGGAAAAAGAGGGCCTGATGGTATTGGGCTCGTTGAATGCAGAAAAGGCTCTTGAACAGTTTTATGAACAAAAGCCGGATTGTGTCATACTTGATGTGCATTTGCCGGACAAAAGCGGTTTGGATGTCCTTCATTCCATGATTGAAAAAGCACAGGCATTGTTTATTCCCATACTGGTAATCAGTGCGGATCATGACAAAAACAAGCGTATGCAAGCGTATGAAATCGGAGCCGTTGATTATATTGAAAAGCCTTTTGATTACGACGAATTTAAAGTGCGATTGAAAAATCGGCTGAAATACAAGGAAATTGCCAATAAGGCGATATTGCTGGATGAACTGACCGGGGCGTTTAATCGCAAGTTTTTCAAATTGGAAATGGAACGACAGCTCCATGAAATCAGCCGTTCGAATGAATCGTTTGCTATTGTTTTACTGGATTTGGACTATTTTAAATCCATCAATGATCGATTCGGGCATCATGTGGGAGATGAAGTCTTACTTGCATTTTCAAATTTTATAAAAGAAAAGAAACGGTTTTCGGACTTTTTTATCCGGTATGGCGGCGAGGAATTTATTCTCCTGTTGCCGCGGACAAACTCCAAGCAAGCGCATGTACTTACAAATCGGCTTTTGCAGGAATTTTCCGCTGTTACATTTGGAGGAAATGAAAATTCTTTCCATGTGACATTTTCTGCTGGAATCGTGGAAATTACATCTGAATCCGCACACATTGAAGAATATATGAAGAGAGTGGATCAAGCGCTGTATCGAGCAAAAGAAGATGGAAGAAATCGCGTCTGTATTTACGATAAAAACGCCGTTTCTGCCAGAGGCGCAGATATCATTCACATCGGTATTATCGATGATGACACTGTGATGCACCAATTGTTGTCAGATCAACTCACCCGTTTGCAGCTCACCGGTTTTGCGCTTGATGTCAAAGCATTCCGCGACGGCGAAGAGTTTTTTGGTTGCGATTGGCATAAGCAAAAAGGGAAATATCTGATCTTGCTCGACGGCATATTGCCCCGTATGGATGGATTGGAAGTTCTGAAGAAAATTCGCAACGAATGCGACAAAAATGATTTTGTCGTGATCATGTTGACTGGCCGCAAAGAGGAAAAGGATATTGTTGCCGCATTGGAAATGGGAGCGGATGATTATTTGACAAAGCCATTTAGCCTGATCGAACTGGAGGCAAGAATTAAAAGGCTTGTATTGCGGATGTTGAATTAG
- a CDS encoding response regulator transcription factor, with protein sequence MKRVLLAEDEEVLRMLIIDSLEDTDIAIDEAADGLEAYQCFERNEYDLLMVDYMMPGMTGIEVIRKVREHPTKHDVAILMLTAKSQQKDEELAKEAGADYFLAKPFSPVKLIELVEEILRV encoded by the coding sequence ATGAAGCGCGTTTTATTGGCGGAAGATGAAGAAGTTTTACGAATGCTTATTATCGATTCTCTGGAAGATACGGATATTGCGATTGATGAAGCTGCAGACGGTTTAGAAGCCTATCAATGTTTTGAAAGAAACGAGTATGATTTGTTGATGGTCGATTATATGATGCCGGGGATGACAGGAATCGAAGTGATTCGGAAAGTCAGGGAACATCCGACGAAGCACGATGTGGCAATCTTAATGCTCACGGCCAAGAGCCAGCAAAAAGATGAAGAATTGGCAAAAGAAGCAGGGGCTGATTACTTCCTGGCAAAACCTTTCAGCCCGGTTAAATTGATTGAACTTGTGGAGGAAATTTTGCGTGTTTAA
- a CDS encoding GerAB/ArcD/ProY family transporter encodes MERISAYQWLTLMVFFQIGSTVIFGFSTNAGRDAWIVAIVSNGFGLCVLFLYGVLMRMQPGLTLVQWFPRQFGKLFGIPVAWLYPLIFLYIAGRVLRDIDELISLALLKTTPQWVVLAAFLLVVLYCLQQGFENIARLSGYIFPVLILGLFFVEVVALYFSGAFQWKNLLPIGESGAKALWNIIWPLNVTVPYGESIAFAMFWTQLKKPKDVLRLSLIATFSYGALTLFSTIITIAALDEPIFKGAKFPFFQMIRLIDVGQFISNLDPIVISQILVDAFFKITVFMAAAIEGIQQLSGFKNRSTIILGAGVIVLIGARNMARNISQHQEIGLNIVPKLIWVPCFICIPLLLLVCILIRSRLHQKAKATSS; translated from the coding sequence ATGGAAAGAATATCGGCATATCAATGGTTAACGTTAATGGTGTTCTTTCAAATAGGAAGTACAGTCATTTTTGGATTTTCCACAAATGCTGGGCGTGACGCCTGGATTGTTGCTATTGTATCCAATGGATTCGGATTGTGTGTACTGTTTCTCTATGGTGTATTAATGCGGATGCAGCCGGGGCTGACACTTGTTCAATGGTTTCCCAGACAGTTTGGAAAGCTATTCGGAATACCTGTTGCGTGGCTGTATCCGCTTATTTTTTTATATATTGCCGGACGAGTCTTGCGGGATATCGATGAATTGATTAGTCTGGCATTGCTCAAGACTACGCCGCAATGGGTGGTTCTTGCGGCGTTTTTACTCGTGGTTTTATATTGTTTGCAGCAGGGATTTGAGAATATTGCCAGGCTTAGCGGATATATATTTCCGGTTTTGATTTTAGGCTTATTTTTTGTCGAAGTGGTTGCGCTCTATTTTTCCGGTGCGTTTCAGTGGAAAAATCTGCTGCCGATTGGCGAAAGTGGAGCAAAAGCACTTTGGAACATCATATGGCCGTTGAATGTGACAGTACCCTATGGAGAATCCATTGCATTTGCCATGTTTTGGACACAATTAAAAAAGCCGAAAGATGTTCTGCGGTTGTCCTTAATTGCAACTTTCTCTTATGGAGCGCTTACATTGTTTTCAACAATCATCACAATTGCCGCATTGGATGAACCGATTTTTAAAGGCGCAAAATTTCCTTTCTTTCAAATGATCCGCTTGATCGATGTGGGGCAATTTATATCCAATTTGGATCCGATCGTTATCTCGCAAATTCTCGTTGATGCATTTTTCAAGATTACGGTTTTTATGGCTGCGGCCATTGAAGGGATACAACAGTTAAGCGGTTTTAAAAACCGTTCCACGATCATTCTGGGGGCAGGAGTGATCGTATTGATCGGTGCAAGGAATATGGCTCGAAATATTTCACAACATCAGGAAATTGGGTTAAATATTGTGCCCAAGCTCATATGGGTGCCATGTTTTATTTGCATACCGCTGCTGTTGCTTGTATGCATCCTCATACGCTCACGGCTGCATCAAAAAGCGAAAGCGACATCCTCATGA
- a CDS encoding MGDG synthase family glycosyltransferase, whose amino-acid sequence MKKILVMPFLNIPSGHHQVADAVMEWIQYVDSSVEYDKVDIIEYSYGRLVSVISAGYVHFIRLFPKAYSYMYRKLFYSPDSEEKRFRMYEWLFMNDMKKLLEEKQPDCIICTHALPSYLANRMKISGLLTTPVINVYTDLFVNDIWGIQGIDYHLVPNLHIKEWLQQKGVLETRIFVTGIPTHPQITRSKKRLLHSNSAIHVLVAGGSLGIGGMRSFLKRNSVTENVHYFVLCGKNIRLYQELLKLNQSQITPLPYIYSREEMNRLYDEVDIIVTKAGGVTISEGLMKRIPILVYDTLPGQEEINLQYLKHMGLIFDLQDWNQTKTVEDTIIAILKSKHQLEEVLEKMEEYERQISDNNLPYIFNRILQTQVHAGMAENM is encoded by the coding sequence ATGAAAAAAATACTTGTCATGCCTTTTTTGAATATTCCATCTGGACACCATCAGGTTGCAGATGCAGTGATGGAGTGGATTCAATACGTGGATTCATCAGTAGAATATGACAAAGTGGACATCATTGAATATAGCTATGGCAGACTGGTATCTGTGATATCTGCCGGCTATGTTCATTTCATACGCCTTTTTCCAAAAGCATATAGTTACATGTATCGAAAACTTTTCTATAGTCCGGACTCGGAAGAAAAACGGTTCCGCATGTATGAATGGTTGTTTATGAACGATATGAAAAAGCTATTGGAAGAAAAACAGCCGGATTGTATTATTTGCACACATGCATTGCCATCATATCTGGCCAATCGGATGAAGATTTCCGGGTTGCTTACCACACCGGTGATCAATGTGTATACCGATTTGTTTGTCAATGACATTTGGGGAATTCAAGGAATTGATTATCATCTTGTCCCTAATCTTCATATAAAGGAATGGTTACAGCAAAAAGGCGTATTGGAAACCAGGATTTTCGTTACAGGAATTCCGACACATCCGCAAATTACCCGCTCCAAAAAACGTCTGCTTCACTCCAATTCAGCGATCCATGTGCTGGTGGCTGGAGGGAGTCTTGGCATTGGCGGCATGCGATCGTTTCTTAAGAGGAATTCGGTGACGGAAAACGTCCACTATTTTGTACTATGCGGCAAGAATATTCGACTGTATCAAGAGTTGCTGAAGTTAAATCAATCACAGATTACACCATTGCCCTATATTTACTCGCGGGAAGAAATGAACCGGCTGTATGATGAAGTGGATATTATTGTGACAAAAGCCGGCGGTGTGACGATCAGTGAAGGATTGATGAAACGAATCCCCATTCTTGTTTACGATACGTTGCCCGGACAAGAAGAGATCAATTTGCAATATTTGAAACATATGGGGTTAATCTTTGATTTGCAAGATTGGAATCAAACAAAAACAGTTGAAGATACCATTATTGCGATTTTAAAAAGCAAACATCAATTGGAAGAGGTTCTTGAGAAAATGGAGGAATACGAAAGACAGATTTCAGATAACAATCTTCCCTACATATTCAATCGTATCTTGCAAACACAAGTCCATGCGGGCATGGCGGAAAATATGTGA
- a CDS encoding ATP-binding protein, with translation MFNYFKKSISRQFLFIMLFMFFLSLIGGGVLTYLNARIQNHYVATTQTLQQKQMLVDKISKHLNQVFYLSRGYYAFKDSAELNNLYDEIDQLNVALDQFAHLNLTGNEQKLVIQTKDFIRKYQTVTLPTAINYVKANNYSALQKLAASGMNTTINQFLQYTDDFAKESRNNVYKEQQIFLQRNDMLNYAEIFYVLLVLVLITYSIRRISLQIGEPLKDLTLASQQMAAGETITLEHTDRVDEIGILSRSFLQMVKVIQEKEEEMSAQNEELLAQQEELSDQQERLKQSLIETEFTKNTLLRHNVFNHALSTTLHKQELLQSIIENMTKIYHMDKAMILLLDQSQEFASIGISQNIAERILQSMQDSMIIRLQETKKTHVIKRTADLYELGFHDGTLYCYDMYTPIYSKDQKLMAVFISTRIGSPFLEEEIHEITGIMNQICLSLEKIYLYEETESSRQLNQDIIDHVNEGIQFVGIDGHLLQLNQKLCEFFQWDTPDQLQFADYAVWSQRIQQSVVNGESLLTFLENAIFSNQTYGHTYRYEVEQPDKRVINIYAESIFREEKKIGTLFVHRDITEEYEIDQMKSELVSTVSHELRTPLASVLGFAELMLTKEMKPERQKKYLETIYKEAHRLTNLINDFLDLQRMESGRQVYEQREVDLLRVAEEILESFKINHSAHQFVITNHAEKTEVQGDRERIIQLYTNLIGNAVKFSPNGGTIELSFCNADNEIEVKVIDQGLGIPEKDLPKLFNKFHRIDNSDRRKIGGTGLGLAICKEIVEAHKGRIFVQSKLGEGSMFCFCMPVDTSALQLKEPQSEHIHSEALQSKKMPVLIILEDDLSLAMLLMEGLKESGFHVLHYTDAGRAAEAIQSLLPEVVVIDLLIEDRMDGWSVIESMKKDPKTANIPIIISSALDEKEKGIALGANQYLTKPYPPAKLTTVILQTLLEGKQTGEIMIPSEDSFVKKAE, from the coding sequence GTGTTTAACTATTTTAAAAAAAGTATATCCCGCCAGTTTTTGTTCATTATGTTGTTCATGTTTTTTCTTTCATTAATAGGCGGCGGCGTACTCACATACTTAAATGCGCGGATCCAGAATCATTATGTGGCGACAACACAGACGTTGCAGCAGAAACAAATGCTGGTCGACAAAATTTCCAAGCATTTGAACCAAGTTTTCTATCTGTCGCGAGGATATTACGCATTTAAAGATTCAGCGGAATTAAACAATCTTTATGATGAGATCGATCAACTGAATGTCGCCCTTGATCAGTTTGCACATCTGAATCTGACCGGCAATGAACAGAAACTTGTGATACAGACAAAAGACTTTATAAGAAAATATCAAACGGTGACGCTGCCGACCGCTATCAATTACGTAAAGGCAAATAATTACAGTGCGTTGCAAAAACTTGCCGCTTCCGGGATGAACACCACGATCAATCAGTTTTTGCAATACACAGACGATTTTGCAAAAGAGAGCAGGAACAACGTCTATAAAGAACAGCAAATCTTTCTACAGCGCAATGATATGTTAAATTATGCCGAGATCTTTTATGTACTTTTGGTGCTGGTGCTGATCACATACTCCATTCGCAGGATTAGTCTGCAGATTGGCGAACCATTGAAGGATTTGACGCTGGCCTCACAACAAATGGCTGCAGGTGAAACGATCACATTGGAACATACGGACCGCGTCGATGAAATCGGGATTTTATCCCGTTCCTTTCTGCAAATGGTAAAGGTCATTCAAGAAAAAGAAGAGGAAATGAGCGCGCAAAATGAAGAATTGCTGGCACAGCAGGAAGAATTGTCAGATCAGCAGGAAAGGTTGAAGCAGTCATTAATCGAGACGGAATTCACCAAGAACACACTGCTGCGGCATAACGTGTTCAACCATGCGTTGTCCACGACGTTGCACAAGCAAGAATTACTGCAAAGTATCATCGAGAATATGACAAAAATTTACCACATGGATAAAGCAATGATTTTGTTGCTTGATCAATCGCAAGAGTTTGCTTCGATCGGCATTTCTCAAAATATTGCGGAACGAATTCTGCAAAGCATGCAAGATAGCATGATCATACGGCTGCAAGAAACGAAAAAGACACATGTGATAAAGCGTACGGCAGATCTTTACGAACTGGGCTTTCATGATGGGACATTGTATTGTTATGATATGTATACACCTATTTACTCGAAAGATCAAAAGTTAATGGCAGTATTTATTTCAACGCGTATTGGCTCGCCTTTTCTTGAGGAAGAAATTCATGAAATTACCGGTATTATGAATCAGATTTGCCTGTCTTTAGAAAAAATATATCTTTATGAAGAAACGGAGAGCAGCCGCCAACTGAATCAAGATATTATCGATCATGTGAATGAAGGAATTCAATTTGTGGGGATCGACGGCCATCTCTTGCAATTGAATCAAAAGTTATGCGAATTTTTTCAATGGGATACACCGGATCAATTGCAGTTTGCAGATTATGCTGTATGGTCACAGAGGATCCAACAATCAGTTGTGAATGGGGAAAGTTTATTAACATTTTTGGAGAATGCCATTTTTTCCAATCAGACGTATGGACATACGTATCGATATGAAGTCGAACAGCCGGATAAACGTGTGATCAACATTTATGCAGAATCGATTTTCCGTGAAGAGAAGAAAATCGGAACGTTATTCGTACACCGGGATATTACGGAAGAATATGAAATAGACCAAATGAAATCGGAGTTGGTCAGCACAGTCAGTCATGAACTGCGGACACCGCTGGCAAGTGTGTTAGGCTTTGCGGAATTGATGTTGACGAAAGAAATGAAACCAGAAAGACAAAAGAAATATCTGGAGACCATTTATAAAGAAGCACATCGATTGACAAATCTGATTAATGATTTTCTTGATTTGCAACGCATGGAATCCGGGCGGCAAGTGTATGAACAAAGGGAAGTCGATCTATTGAGAGTTGCGGAAGAGATTCTGGAATCCTTTAAGATCAACCATTCCGCACATCAGTTTGTCATAACAAATCATGCTGAAAAAACAGAGGTTCAAGGGGATCGGGAACGCATCATCCAATTGTATACGAATTTAATTGGCAATGCGGTGAAATTTTCGCCAAACGGCGGAACGATCGAACTTTCTTTTTGCAACGCAGACAATGAAATTGAAGTCAAAGTCATCGATCAGGGATTAGGAATTCCAGAAAAAGATCTACCGAAGCTTTTTAATAAATTTCATCGAATTGATAATTCGGATCGCAGGAAAATCGGTGGTACAGGATTAGGGCTTGCGATTTGCAAGGAAATTGTAGAGGCACATAAGGGCAGGATTTTTGTCCAATCCAAATTGGGTGAAGGAAGTATGTTTTGTTTTTGCATGCCTGTAGACACTTCCGCCCTTCAATTAAAAGAGCCGCAATCAGAACACATCCATTCGGAAGCATTACAATCGAAAAAAATGCCTGTATTAATCATTCTGGAAGATGATTTAAGTCTTGCCATGCTGCTGATGGAGGGCTTAAAAGAAAGTGGATTTCACGTCTTGCATTATACGGATGCCGGAAGGGCGGCAGAAGCGATTCAATCTTTGCTCCCGGAAGTTGTAGTGATCGATCTGTTAATAGAGGATCGGATGGATGGATGGTCTGTGATCGAGTCGATGAAGAAAGATCCGAAAACAGCCAATATTCCCATTATTATTTCGTCAGCGTTGGATGAAAAAGAAAAGGGAATAGCGCTGGGTGCGAATCAATACCTGACGAAGCCGTATCCGCCTGCAAAACTTACTACCGTAATATTGCAGACATTGCTGGAAGGAAAGCAGACAGGAGAAATTATGATTCCTTCAGAAGATTCTTTCGTCAAAAAAGCAGAATAA
- a CDS encoding DUF421 domain-containing protein, which produces MPDFLFMAIRAISSFIFLLVFARILGKRHIAQLTFFDYVVGITIGNIASSLSCERDVNTIDGLIGLLVWGITPICISKINLKSYTFRNLSDGHPTVLIESGKILEHNLRKQKLAIDDLLSMLREKDVFKLQDIEFAVLETNGRISIMKKSEYQPVTPSLLNLQTQRELPPRIVIMDGHIMERTLGTMGYSKEWLLAQIQKQGANRSEDVFVAQLEANGKLYVALKQNS; this is translated from the coding sequence ATGCCCGATTTTCTTTTTATGGCAATCCGTGCAATCAGTTCCTTTATTTTCTTGCTTGTATTTGCCCGCATACTTGGGAAGCGGCATATCGCTCAACTCACATTTTTTGATTATGTTGTCGGAATTACCATTGGAAACATAGCATCAAGTCTATCTTGTGAACGGGATGTCAATACAATTGACGGTCTCATTGGTTTGCTCGTTTGGGGAATTACACCAATTTGTATCAGCAAAATCAATTTAAAATCCTATACATTCCGTAACCTGTCCGATGGACATCCAACCGTATTGATCGAAAGTGGCAAAATTCTCGAACATAATTTGCGAAAACAAAAACTGGCGATTGATGATTTACTATCGATGCTTAGGGAAAAAGATGTATTCAAATTACAGGATATCGAATTTGCAGTTTTAGAGACAAATGGAAGAATCAGTATCATGAAGAAATCCGAGTATCAGCCCGTTACTCCCTCCCTGCTCAATCTGCAAACGCAGAGGGAACTGCCGCCGCGAATTGTGATTATGGACGGACATATTATGGAGCGAACATTAGGAACGATGGGATATTCAAAAGAATGGTTATTGGCACAAATTCAAAAACAAGGAGCCAACCGGTCAGAGGATGTTTTCGTGGCACAGCTTGAAGCCAATGGCAAACTCTACGTGGCATTAAAACAAAACAGCTAA